A DNA window from Argiope bruennichi chromosome X2, qqArgBrue1.1, whole genome shotgun sequence contains the following coding sequences:
- the LOC129959903 gene encoding uncharacterized protein LOC129959903: MAPPKKGPFSGRHIIPQQVNFENHFDKFFVIKRISENNETFETVSPFLVQKAIAATVGDITSIRKKRSGDLLVEVNSRKQAQQIQKLKALSTIPVSVSPHHSLNISKGVITCGEILNLPVDLITKELKSQGVTDVRRITIRRDGNIIETKHHILTFKSPKLPEFIYVGYIRRPVRPYIPNPLRCFNCQRFGHSKANCRGTLTCARCAGKEYDSQQCTAQEKCVNCGGNHTSFSRSCERWILEKKITTIKIKENISYPEARRKIAIQTPTPGVSYASAVQKSFCANCTCPSCTKSVKGGKKTSESDTEQSINSASDTDKQVKPQTKSRPQKSMKLKLAKRGQTQKDLSAKLKKSIRKNSVALGLAAQGLAHKDLTSVFGGKRNSPDLKLHPSEDEDDFDMSCDVSATPTVAPYNSVIHLS; this comes from the coding sequence ATGGCTCCTCCCAAGAAaggtccctttagtgggcgtcaCATTATTCCTCAACAAGTcaattttgaaaaccattttgaTAAGTTTTTCGTCATCAAACGTATTTCCGAAAATAATGAAACGTTTGAAACCGTTTCGCCATTTTTAGTGCAAAAGGCTATCGCTGCAACTGTTGGTGACATTACATCTATTCGCAAGAagcgttctggtgacttgcttgtCGAGGTAAATTCccgaaagcaagcccagcaaattcaaaaattgaaagcgTTATCTACAATACCTGTCAGTGTCAGCCCTCACCACTCGCTAAATATATCTAAGGGTGTCATAACTTGTGGTGAAATACTGAATCTTCCTGTAGACTTAATTACAAAGGAATTGAAGTCTCAAGGTGTCACAGATGTCCGCCGCATTACCATCCGGAGAGACGGCAATATAATTGAGACAAAACACCATATCTTAACTTTTAAGTCGCCAAAATTACCTGAATTTATATATGTGGGATATATAAGGCGACCTGTCAGACCATACATACCTAATCCCCTGAGGTGTTTTAACtgccagcgttttggccactCGAAGGCGAACTGCCGCGGGACcctcacttgcgcccgctgtgcaggaAAAGAatatgatagccagcagtgtaccgcacaagaaaagtgcgtgaactgcgggGGAAATCATACATCCTTCTCTCGATCGTGTGAACGTTGGatcttagaaaagaaaataacaacaattaaaatcaagGAAAACATCTCATATCCTGAGGCTAGGCGGAAAATCGCAATACAAACGCCTACGCCTGGTGTAAGTTATGCGTCTGCTGTCCAAAAATCTTTTTGTGCAAATTGTACATGTCCCAGTTGTACGAAATCTGTCAAAGGAGGAAAGAAAACCTCTGAATCGGATACAGAACAATCCATAAACAGTGCTTCTGACACTGACAAACAagtaaaacctcaaaccaaatcTAGACCTCAAaagtcaatgaaattaaaacttgcaAAGCGTGGCCAAACGCAGAAAGATCTATCTGCGAAACTTAagaaatctattagaaaaaattcTGTCGCTTTGGGACTAGCGGCACAAGGTTTAGCACATAAGGACTTGACGTCCGTATTCGGTGGTAAACGTAATAGTCCCGACCTTAAACTGCACCCATCGGAAGATGAGGATGATTTTGATATGAGTTGCGACGTTTCTGCAACTCCTACTGTTGCTCCTTATAATTCTGTGATAcatctctcttaa